Part of the Triticum urartu cultivar G1812 chromosome 2, Tu2.1, whole genome shotgun sequence genome, ATTCACTGCCCACGGCCGACTTGTTACACCACAGAAATATGTCTACTACGTTGGTCTGCTCAATCTATGCAGCAGGAGATAACTGGAGGCACGCATTACTGAATTGTACGATGGCTAGAAGTATATGATCTCTGGCACCTGAGCAAATGGTGGAACACATGTGTGCTCATCAAGAGCTAACTGCGAAAGAATGACTGTTTATGATGCATGAATCTATGAACCATGATAAATTCACAAGGATGGTGGTCACTCTATGGGCTATATGGAAAGCGAGGAGGAAGGCAATCCATGAAGAAATCTTCCAAAGTCCTTCGTCAATCCATTGTTTTATCAGTTCTTTTCTGGGGGACATCTCGACATTAACAAAGCCAAACCAAAGTCAGAATCGCTCCTCGATAGCTCGTCCTTCGTCATGGCAAGCACTACCATCAGAACATGTAAAGATCAACTCCGACACAGCTGTTTTCAGAAACGGCAGTGGTGGGGTTGTAACTGCTGTTTTGTAGAGATGAGGATGGGATTTTTCTGGGAGCATCATGCGTCACATATAGCAATCATATGAATCCAAAGACTCTAGAAACAATGGCAGTGAGAGAGGCTCTAGTGCTTGCAGAAGATCTCTATGTGCACAAAATACAAGTGGCATCAGACTGCAAGACAATTGTCGACAGAATACAACAAGGTTCGGCAACAATTTATGAACCAATCATACATGAAATAAAGGATCGTTCTCATACTTTTACTTCTTGTAACATAGTTCATGAGTTAAGGACATCGAATACCGAGGCTCATAATCTCGCTAAGCATGCTTTAACATTGAAGTTCGGCCGTCATGTTTGGCTCGGGCAATCTGATGATTTAATAAAGCTTGACCAGATTGTCTAAAAAAAACCAGGTGGCAGCAGCATAAATAAAATTCGCCGCACCACGCTGCCCAGCGAATCCACAGCTCATAATAACTCACGCCTgccaaaaataaataaataatttcGCCCGCCTGTgcagcccccctccccccttcgCTCGCTGCCGTTTTTCTCTCccctccacccgccgccgccgctgccataTTCTCCGCCCCATCCGATGGCTTCTGCTAGGGTACGCGCTGCTTCGGTTGCATTCGATCCCGCTCTGTTTAGGTTCTGGTGTCGGTTCGATTCTAGGGTTTGATGCCTTGCTTCTGATGATTTGCTACTAGTTTGGTGCTGTCCAGCAGATGGAAGACCGTGGAGCGTTCGGGACCAAGAGGTCGCGCAATGACGGTGAGACAAACTCCTGATCTATGTTGCTGCTTGTTATTATTACCTGTCTTTTCGCTTGGGCTGCGTTAACTAGGAAGCCGGGGATCTCCCTCCCGGGGTAGGGTTTGGTTAAGAGGGAATTATTTCTGTGTATTAATAAcggttttgctaaagcacatctagatgtacCCTAAGTAAAGTATTGCACGTCTAAGTCCCATGTCATTGATTTTACGTGGAgattcatgcgggttttttttcTTCTTCGTTTAAATGGGATCGAATGCTGATCTTGTATCCTGAGGTTTTTTTTTCGGAAATTATAAATTCCGAATGTTCGGATTTTAAGTATGGCAACGTGAACGTTTTTTATGACAGCTTTAGTTCACGTGAGGTTGGCAAACATGACAATTTTCTGACAAAAAAATGAACTGGGACAAAGTTGCCATGTCTTAACAACCAAAGTTGCCATGAAAAAACGTTCGGAATGAaatgcttaaaatccgaacgtttGTGATTTATCAGGGTCCTTTTTTTTAATTGTACTACATGAATGAATGGATTGTAGGGCTGTCCTTCGTTGTTTTATTGTCTGCATGCATAACTTTGTTTTTTGCGACTGGTTGTCCTCCTGTAGAAATTTTGAGGCTACCCGTTTCTGATCCGCCTCCCCCTCCGCTGGTAGTCTAATCTGAATACAATTTTTTTAAGAAGAATGAATGCGAAAATTAGTTGGGTTCATGATTTTTTCTGAGTTTGTATACCGAGTCAAGAGCATAGCAAGTACTGATGATTGATACCCTTGACCCACACACGCATGGACGGTACTGGATTTTTTTTTCTTATATGTCGTGCTATTTCACTGTAGTACTCAACTGTATGATTAGCTTAAGACCATCCATGAATTCATTGCTCATCATATTAGTTTGTACTGCATCTACTGCATCGAGTTCTCGGGTGGATCAGTTCACATTTATAGCTGTTGTTTGTTACCACCAATTATGTTCACAGATTTTGTGCAGTTTTAGACTTTTGGCCCCTTGTGTGGGTGAAGGTTGTACCTGTCTAAGTTAGTCTCTGGAAGATTAGAAGCATCCTTACGTAAAAAAAAGGAATGTAAAGCGGCATCACATACAAAAATAGACTTTCCTTGGCCAGCAGGCTTGCAGTCTGGTATACTTGTTATTTCATCGCCGGTACCATGATTTACTTGCATTGTTGGAGGAACACTCCTAGAGTTAAATATCCTTGTGTTTATATACTGTCTTTAAGTTTTCTTTGTATATTTTACCGTCTAGAGTGTTTTCTCTCTTCTAGAGAGGAAACTTGTCATGCTGTCATGGTTTACTTGAGTCTTGTTGGTTAAAAGAAGGTTCTACTATTTTCAGTGTCTGTAAGGGAGGGTGACTGGAATTGTCTTCAGTGTGGTAATGTCAACTTCAGTTTTAGAAATGTTTGCAACCGTGGAGCCTGTGGTGCACCTCGTCCATCACCGAGTCCAAGCCCAGTAAGTTGTAGATTCCCCAAGTAATGTCATTACTGATGGAAAATAGGTCAACATTAGAGCTTCAGCTTATTTCCTTTTATCTTTGGTGGAGCGCATATAGGCTCAGGTCTGTATGTGACAACATACTGGTCTTGCTCTTTTTGGGTTTCCCCCCCAACCTTCTATAGCAGTAAAATTCAGAAGAAAAATTCCTTTGTCGATGTGAGGCTGATGTTTGATATAACTTAGTAGGCTTATCATTTGGGCACCTTCGACCATTAACGAAGTGATGTATATTTCTGGCTTTATTGTGATGGTTGCTTAGTCTTTGATATAAAGGCAACATGAAGGGGAACAAATTTATGCTGACATGTCTGTACCATTGAAGAAACACTTCTTTAGTAACTTTGTTTGTCTTACAGAGAATGATGCCAGCGCTCGCTGGTGGTGGATATGATCGATCGCCTCTATTTTACGGTAGCACTGGTGCCCCCCCGCCTCACATTCCTCTTGGATCAGCTAGCTATGGTGCTCCATATCCGCATGTTGGAATGCGGTATGGTTATGGTCCACCAGTTGGACCTCATGGCTCATATGGTCTCAGTTCTTATGGCCAACCTGGTCCAATGGGGGGTCTGTATCTCTTTCCTGAATGTTAGTTGCAGTCATTTCAGGATTTAATTGGAATGGCCTATGATTCCTCTTGTTAATTGTTGTAGGGATGGGTTATGCCCACGGACCTGAGTTGGGTCGATATGGACCTGAGTTGGGTCGATACGGCTATGGATTTAGAGGATCTCCAATGCCGGTTTGTTTTCACTATCAACCATACAACATGTTATGCTTTGTATACTGGTTCTGATCTTGGGGAGTATCTGACCATCTTATGTGTGCATGAAGGTTTCTAGCCCATGGTCTGATGGAGCATTAGTGGAAAATAATAACAGCACTGCTTCACGAAAGCGGCGTGGAGGTAAATTATCCCATCCATTTCTCTATATTCTACTAATTGTTTTCTTTTGCAACAAATCTGTTCTGGTTTCCTGCCTCCGACCTTTATTAGTGTTTTGTGGTTATTTTCAATGGCATTTCTGAATTTGACTGATTTGTTCATGATGTTTACATAAAGTGATGCAACAAATGAGATTATTTGGTTTGTTTCTTATGGAAGTTACCGTTTATAGGCCCAGATGGACTGTCTGAGGGTGACTGGGAATGCCCCAAGTGTGGTAATGTAAATTTTGCCTTCAGAAACACTTGCAACATGAAGAAATGTGAAGAACCAAGGCCGACTCCTGTAAGCATAATACTCCTTTTTACATCATTTCCTGTGTCTTGAGACTGGTCGTAAATGACGTTATTTTTCTAACCATCCCACAAAATCCAGCGATATGGTTTGCATCACTCGTAGATATTGTGCTTTTATGTTTGTGCTCTGATCATTGTGGTATGTACATTATCGCTATACAAACATTATGCAAGTACATGTATTGGTGGCCTATGGTCTAATtcctctccagactgtctttttCTCATCTCATATACACTAACTCATCCTCCTCCTGCAGGGAGCTAATTCGAGCTCGTCGTCTCGCAAAGACAAAGATACCCCAGAAGGGAGCTGGACCTGTCCGGAGTGCAATAACCTGAACTACCCCTTCCGCACAGTGTGCAATCGGAAAGGGTGCTCATGTAGTAAGCCAGACTCATCAAGCAACTAGTCCTAGCTTCTCAACCGTGATGTGAACTATCGTCCAAGCATTGTTGTACCCTAGCTATACAAGCTTACTGTAAACTGCACAGATGTGTTTTCTGTTCCCTGTGAACAAACATTCATATCGACTATGCAGCTTCCAGGAAAATATTGACCTGCTAAATTTTAGTCGTGCTTTACAGTTGTTGAGTATATGTATTATGTGCATATTGTGTATTGGGCCCGCCTTCTAGTTCCTTGTATGGTTGAGGTTCGTAACCCATCTTTATACATCATGTATACATGCCTATGTGCGAGAGCAATACATCGTGCAATTTACATATTTTATGTGGTATCAGTTTTTGAATTCTAATCCTAGCCTTTCGCCGCTGCCACCGCTCGCGCACCTCCCGTGCCGGCCGCCGTCACCGCGATCTCCTCCTGCCCCGGACGCCGCTTCGGCCTCTGACCCCGCAGCCGCCGCTCACTATGGCGCTGCCCCTCCGCCTTCGCATGGATACGGGGCTCCTCCTGGTTGGGGCACCAGTCAGTGGGTCAACATCCGCCCATGGAGCAGCCAACGGGCCAGCCTTGTTTTGCCTCGCTGCCTTTGCAAGGCTATGTGTACGGCCATGCGTACGGCACCATGCAAGGCCAGCCAACGGGCAGCCTTGTTTTGCCTCGCTGCCCTTGCATGGCTATGGTTTTGCCTCGCTGCCCTTGCAAGGCTATGTACGGCCATGCGTACGGCGCCATGCAAGGCCAGCCAACGGGCAGCCTTGTTTTGCCTCGCTGCCCTTGCATGGCTATGCGTACGGCACCATGCAAGGTGCGTCGCCCGCGATGCTTTTAGGCGCGCCGCCTGATCCACTCGCCCGTGGGCTGCCAACCGCATCGCCAACTACATTGCTGCTGCCGCCCAACCGTGCCAACCGCCATCGTCAGACCAACGATGGCGTCCGCAGTCCGTCCGCCTTCGCCTCTGTTGTCCCGCCGCCGGCGCCCTCTGGCGCGTCGGCCCCACCGCCATACGGGGCGGCCGCCACTTACGACGCGTCCGTTCCCACGCATGTGAATCCTATGTATGGGGCATATGAGGCTCCGGCCGCATCCATGTCCGGGTCTCCGTCTGCGTACGGGGCTCCGACTGCGTACGAGTCTCCGCCTGCATATGGGGCTTCGACCGTGTACGAGTCTTCCGGGTACTGGTGGGGGTCGTCAGTGGGCCAGCACTCGCTGCCCGCGGCCCCTCCGACGCCGCCGGCACCACC contains:
- the LOC125537333 gene encoding ranBP2-type zinc finger protein At1g67325-like isoform X2 codes for the protein MASARQMEDRGAFGTKRSRNDVSVREGDWNCLQCGNVNFSFRNVCNRGACGAPRPSPSPSPRMMPALAGGGYDRSPLFYGSTGAPPPHIPLGSASYGAPYPHVGMRYGYGPPVGPHGSYGLSSYGQPGPMGGMGYAHGPELGRYGPELGRYGYGFRGSPMPVSSPWSDGALVENNNSTASRKRRGGPDGLSEGDWECPKCGNVNFAFRNTCNMKKCEEPRPTPGANSSSSSRKDKDTPEGSWTCPECNNLNYPFRTVCNRKGCSCSKPDSSSN
- the LOC125537333 gene encoding ranBP2-type zinc finger protein At1g67325-like isoform X1 → MASARFGAVQQMEDRGAFGTKRSRNDVSVREGDWNCLQCGNVNFSFRNVCNRGACGAPRPSPSPSPRMMPALAGGGYDRSPLFYGSTGAPPPHIPLGSASYGAPYPHVGMRYGYGPPVGPHGSYGLSSYGQPGPMGGMGYAHGPELGRYGPELGRYGYGFRGSPMPVSSPWSDGALVENNNSTASRKRRGGPDGLSEGDWECPKCGNVNFAFRNTCNMKKCEEPRPTPGANSSSSSRKDKDTPEGSWTCPECNNLNYPFRTVCNRKGCSCSKPDSSSN
- the LOC125537333 gene encoding ranBP2-type zinc finger protein At1g67325-like isoform X3 — protein: MASARMEDRGAFGTKRSRNDVSVREGDWNCLQCGNVNFSFRNVCNRGACGAPRPSPSPSPRMMPALAGGGYDRSPLFYGSTGAPPPHIPLGSASYGAPYPHVGMRYGYGPPVGPHGSYGLSSYGQPGPMGGMGYAHGPELGRYGPELGRYGYGFRGSPMPVSSPWSDGALVENNNSTASRKRRGGPDGLSEGDWECPKCGNVNFAFRNTCNMKKCEEPRPTPGANSSSSSRKDKDTPEGSWTCPECNNLNYPFRTVCNRKGCSCSKPDSSSN
- the LOC125537333 gene encoding ranBP2-type zinc finger protein At1g67325-like isoform X4, encoding MEDRGAFGTKRSRNDVSVREGDWNCLQCGNVNFSFRNVCNRGACGAPRPSPSPSPRMMPALAGGGYDRSPLFYGSTGAPPPHIPLGSASYGAPYPHVGMRYGYGPPVGPHGSYGLSSYGQPGPMGGMGYAHGPELGRYGPELGRYGYGFRGSPMPVSSPWSDGALVENNNSTASRKRRGGPDGLSEGDWECPKCGNVNFAFRNTCNMKKCEEPRPTPGANSSSSSRKDKDTPEGSWTCPECNNLNYPFRTVCNRKGCSCSKPDSSSN